One genomic segment of Desulfurispora thermophila DSM 16022 includes these proteins:
- a CDS encoding HPr family phosphocarrier protein has translation MVSREVTILNETGLHARPAQLFTQKASEFESEIKIRKEDGSEADAKSILGLMTMALTGGTRITIEASGSDEEQAVKALVELVEQRFGEA, from the coding sequence ATGGTATCACGCGAGGTAACTATTTTGAACGAAACCGGCCTGCATGCCAGGCCGGCTCAGTTATTTACCCAAAAGGCCAGTGAATTTGAGTCCGAGATAAAAATAAGAAAAGAAGACGGATCTGAAGCAGATGCCAAAAGTATCCTCGGGCTCATGACCATGGCCCTGACCGGGGGTACCAGGATTACCATTGAAGCCAGCGGCAGCGATGAAGAACAGGCTGTTAAGGCACTGGTTGAACTGGTTGAACAAAGGTTTGGTGAAGCCTGA